One region of Cuculus canorus isolate bCucCan1 chromosome 6, bCucCan1.pri, whole genome shotgun sequence genomic DNA includes:
- the FASTKD1 gene encoding FAST kinase domain-containing protein 1, mitochondrial, with protein sequence MLCLRQVCLFTVRRYQARTLSSDLLLNQISNCTHEDEVFSLVGRNKARLSEKHVGIALNMLWQLQKKRPHLSRTNDYIRNHSQFLTLCILAENKVEHMEDEAIVDVLYSILRLSVGDHNSLEEVLVTEAWKRLERLSLPALSKFALCLYKQRRHFSPVIGKVAHIVDMKLDYIQDIRVLSVLMISISDVISQSFRDRLLHKAGQLLEEENELHFNYAKRILQFLQNVKLRYHPLLEKCNKIFLRSTSHLDIHSINLIFGLYEQLGFDSAEFRLVAKQLLSETVDDYNDPETFAKLFCALGPMVGSKARDRLLVTAVRMAEEFSSHQVLVILKTMQKMKCRHSRLLKKMASVLHKHLDSYHVLQLVKLAQYLVMLRCQDLELFAKLTTLLFGFLKSSVTPADTAAIIRALATLPSVQVDKIIINKAAAVLPQCRLHHLNCIATALVKWNHYDQLHWQNSSELCVKLLQKLNDCGFQRLQKANNLDLLLEELSHVNADWFEEVLSEETVAMCQRLIDQITWANVLQLSIFLMKTNLRCPSLLDRIAAVTVENIDKIHPFEIYFILVLFSALNYDPPANEELFETCIQHLTSNLSCFETHHLVLLGHVLAVAGYFPPVLIMRIFNVSFLSKLDSQLEVLPDSLKQRVCLHLMKLNRAVCLECPEFRIPWFHEHYCQRVFRNSRSRINPLRQHIHRMLTEILGGSNYARMSVLTPYYYEIDFECILDENKNPRSYMAQNIPLDDVKGIHLSHDVKDEGRKALPPGAQRIALEFLDSKAFSKDSRHLKGETAVKKRHLEVLGYRVVQIPHFEWNSMVLSTKGERVEYLRRHLYGIQ encoded by the exons atgctttgtttgaGGCAAGTTTGCTTGTTTACCGTGAGGCGTTACCAAGCTCGGACTCTGAGTAGTGATCTGCTTTTGAACCAGATAAGTAACTGCACCCATGAAGATGAAGTGTTCAGCCTTGTTGGAAGGAACAAGGCCAGgctttctgaaaaacatgtgGGAATTGCATTGAACATGCTGTGGCAGTTGCAAAAGAAGAGGCCGCATCTCTCACGGACTAATGACTATATAAGAAATCACTCCCAGTTTCTTACCCTTTGCATTTTAGCAGAAAACAAGGTGGAACACATGGAAGATGAGGCCATAGTGGATGTCCTATATAGTATTCTGAG GCTCAGTGTTGGAGACCACAATTCTCTAGAAGAAGTTCTTGTTACAGAAGCATGGAAAAGATTAGAAAG GCTTAGTTTGCCAGCTCTGTCTAAATTTGCACTGTGTTTATACAAGCAGCGCAGACATTTCAGTCCTGTTATTGGCAAAGTAGCTCATATTGTGGACATGAAACTGGATTACATACAGGATATAAG GGTCTTGTCAGTTTTGATGATCAGCATATCTGATGTTATCTCACAGAGTTTTCGAGATCGGTTACTACACAAGGCTGGACAGCTCTTGGAAGAGGAGAATGAGCTCCACTTCAACTATGCCAAAAGAATACTCCAGTTTCTTCAAAATGTTAAACTGAGATATCATCCATTGCTAGAAAAATGCAACAAGATATTCCTTAGAAGCACCTCCCATCTCGATATACACAGTATTAATCTTATTTTTGGACTGTATGAGCAGCTGGGTTTTGACAGTGCTGAATTCCGCTTGGTTGCTAAACAGCTTCTGTCTGAAACTGTAGATGATTATAATGATCCTGAAAcctttgcaaaattattttgtgctCTCGGGCCTATGGTGGGATCCAAGGCAAGAGACAG gTTGCTGGTAACTGCAGTACGCATGGCAGAAGAATTTAGCAGCCACCAAGTATTGGTAATACTGAAGacaatgcagaaaatgaaatgcagacaTTCTCGTCTACTcaaaaa AATGGCTTCTGTTCTGCACAAACATTTGGACAGCTATCATGTATTGCAGTTGGTAAAGTTAGCACAGTACTTGGTGATGTTGCGTTGCCAGGATCTGGAGCTGTTTGCCAAACTAACGACGTTACTATTTGG ttttttaaaatctagTGTCACACCTGCTGATACTGCTGCAATAATTCGTGCTCTGGCCACGCTTCCTTCTGTTCAAGTGGACAAAATCATtataaacaaagcagcagcagtccTGCCTCAATGCAGGCTCCATCATTTGAATTGCATTGCTACAGCTCTTGTCAAATGGAATCATTATGACCAGTTGCACTGGCAAAACAGTTCTGAGCTATGTGTAAAGCTTCTGCAAAAGCTAAATGACTGTGGATTTCAGAGGCTTCAGAAAGCCAACAACTTAGATCTTCTGTTGGAAGAACTTAGCCATGTGAATGCAGACTGGTTTGAGGAAGTCCTCAGTGAGGAAACTGTGGCCATGTGTCAGCGCTTGATAGACCAAATAACATGGGCAAATGTATTGCAGTTGtctatttttctcatgaaaacaAACCTCCGTTGTCCTTCATTACTTGATAGAATAGCTGCTGTGACTGTGGAAAACATAGACAAG atccaCCCCtttgaaatctattttattcttgtccttttctctgctctgaaTTATGACCCTCCTGCCAATGAAGAGTTATTTGAAACTTGTATCCAACATCTTACTTCAAACTTGA GTTGTTTTGAAACTCACCACTTGGTGCTGCTTGGTCATGTTTTGGCAGTGGCTGGGTATTTTCCTCCAGTTCTGATAATGAGGATATTTAATGTTTCCTTCCTAAGCAAACTGGATTCTCAACTTGAAG TCCTGCCTGATAGCCTAAAACAGAGGGTCTGCTTGCACCTCATGAAGCTGAACAGAGCAGTCTGTCTGGAATGCCCAGAGTTTCGCATCCCTTGGTTTCACGAGCACTACTGCCAACGTGTCTTTCGCAACA GCAGGAGCCGAATAAATCCCCTGCGACAGCATATTCACAGAATGCTGACAGAGATCTTAGGAGGGAGCAATTATGCAAGAATGTCTGTTCTCACGCCATACTACTATGAAATAG ATTTTGAGTGCATTCTGGACGAAAATAAAAACCCCCGTTCCTATATGGCTCAGAATATACCTTTGGATGATGTGAAGGGAATACACTTGAGCCATGATGTCAAGGATGAAGGAAGAAAGGCTCTGCCACCAGGAGCTCAGAG aattGCTTTAGAATTTCTTGATTCAAAAGCTTTTAGCAAAGATTCACGTCATCTGAAAGGAgaaactgcagtgaaaaaacGACACCTGGAAGTGCTGGGGTACCGGGTAGTTCAG ATTCCCCACTTTGAATGGAATTCTATGGTTCTGTCAACAAAAGGCGAACGGGTAGAATATCTGAGAAGGCATCTATATGGAATACAGTGA
- the KLHL41 gene encoding kelch-like protein 41 encodes MDSQRELTEELRLYQSTLLQDGLKELLEEKKFVDCSLKAGDRSLPCHRLILSACSPYFREYFLSEQNEEKKKEVVLDNVDPNILDMIVKYLYSASIDLNDSNVQDIFALASRFQIPSVFTVCVSYLQKRLAVGNCLAILRLGVLLDCPRLAFSARDFVSDHFVQICKEEDFMQLAPHELISVISPDSLNVEKEELVFEAVMRWVRTDKENRVKSLGEIFDCIRFRLMPEKYFKEHVEKDDIIKSNSDLQKKVKIIKDAFAGKLPDSSKSTEKSTKGEVNGDVGDEDLLPGYLNDLPRHGMFVKDLILLVNDTAAVAYDPLENECYLAALAEQIPRNHSSIVTKQNQVYVVGGLYVEEENKDQPFQSYFFQLDSIAGEWVALPPLPSARCLFGLGESENKIYVIAGKDLRTEESLDSVLCYDPVAMKWGEIKKLPIKVYGHATISNNGLIYCLGGKTDDKKCTNRLFVYNPKKGDWRDLAPMKVARSMFGTAVHKGKIVIAGGVTEEGLTASVEAFDLTTNKWEVMPEFPQERSSISLVTLSGALYAIGGFAMIQLESKEFAPSEVTDIWKYDDEKKEWIGILKEIRYATGASCLATRLNLFKLSKL; translated from the exons ATGGATTCCCAAAGGGAACTCACTGAAGAGCTCAGACTTTACCAATCCACCCTTCTCCAGGATGGCCTCAAGGAACTTCTCGAGGAGAAAAAGTTTGTAGATTGCTCTCTAAAAGCTGGTGACAGAAGCCTGCCTTGCCACAGGTTGATTCTGTCGGCATGTAGCCCTTATTTTCGTGAGTATTTCTTATCTGagcaaaatgaagagaaaaagaaggaggtAGTTCTAGATAATGTTGACCCCAACATCCTGGATATGATTGTCAAATACCTTTATTCAGCAAGTATTGATCTTAACGATTCCAACGTGCAGGACATTTTTGCTTTGGCCAGTCGCTTTCAGATCCCTTCTGTATTCACTGTGTGCGTCTCTTACCTTCAGAAGAGGCTTGCTGTTGGTAACTGTCTGGCCATCCTCCGGTTAGGTGTTCTGCTCGATTGCCCAAGGCTTGCATTTTCTGCCCGTGATTTTGTTTCAGATCATTTTGTGCAGATCTGCAAAGAAGAGGATTTCATGCAGCTTGCCCCGCATGAACTTATCTCAGTTATTTCACCTGACAGCCTAAAtgtagaaaaggaagaactggtATTTGAAGCAGTAATGAGATGGGTCCGAACAGACAAAGAGAACAGAGTAAAGAGCCTGGGGGAAATTTTTGACTGCATACGTTTTCGTCTTATGccagaaaaatacttcaaagaaCATGTTGAGAAGGATGATATAATTAAAAGCAACTCAGACCTtcagaaaaaagtaaagatcATTAAGGATGCTTTTGCTGGGAAACTGCCTGACTCTAGCAAAAGTACAGAAAAGTCAACCAAAGGGGAGGTGAACGGCGATGTAGGAGATGAAGATTTACTGCCTGGCTACCTAAATGACCTTCCCAGGCATGGCATGTTTGTCAAAGACCTAATTCTTCTGGTTAATGACACTGCTGCAGTAGCTTATGATCCTCTTGAGAACGAGTGCTACCTAGCAGCCCTGGCAGAACAGATTCCCAGAAATCATTCCAGTATAGTCACCAAACAAAATCAGGTCTACGTTGTTGGAGGACTGTATGTGGAAGAGGAGAACAAGGATCAGCCTTTCCAGTCATACTTCTTCCAG CTGGACAGCATTGCCGGCGAGTGGGTtgcccttcctcctctgccaTCAGCCAGGTGTCTCTTCGGGCTGGGAGAGTCGGAAAACAAGATCTATGTAATTGCAGGCAAGGACCTTCGCACGGAGGAGTCTCTAGATTCAGTATTGTGCTACGATCCTGT AGCAATGAAATGGGGCGAGATCAAAAAACTACCTATCAAAGTATACGGCCACGCTACTATCTCAAACAACGGATTAATATATTGTCTTGGCGGAAAAACAGATGATAA gaAGTGCACTAATAGATTATTTGTGTACAATCCCAAGAAAGGAGATTGGAGAGACCTGGCTCCAATGAAAGTGGCTCGCTCAATGTTTGGAACGGCTGTCCATAAGGGCAAGATTGTCATTGCAGGTGGTGTCACTGAAGAGGGCCTTACTGCATCAGTTGAAGCTTTCGATCTGACTACCAATAA GTGGGAGGTTATGCCTGAATTTCCCCAAGAGAGAAGTTCCATCAGTTTAGTCACCTTAAGCGGAGCCTTGTATGCTATTGGAGGCTTTGCAATGATACAGCTTGAATCTAAAGAATTTGCACCCAGTGAAGTCACTGACATATGGAA GTATGATGACGAAAAGAAGGAATGGATTGGCATACTGAAAGAGATCCGATATGCTACTGGAGCCTCCTGCCTGGCTACACGCTTAAACCTCTTCAAGTTATCAAAACTGTAa